Proteins encoded within one genomic window of Pigmentiphaga sp. H8:
- a CDS encoding MarR family winged helix-turn-helix transcriptional regulator → MKTSNELPPMISNPLPGKEPAGSFEALDVRGQEGLLAPRVAALGKALARASQLQARMQFGFSQTEWQVVRLLADFQPVSIRKLASLAMVDAAQISRAIGVLTRNGLVERGTSARDSRRADLRLSPLGMETAVTLRQLSRQRNERLLDGYSPERITGLFEMLEVLTARAMREEMDIAEGEASRET, encoded by the coding sequence ATGAAAACCTCGAACGAGTTGCCACCCATGATAAGCAATCCCCTGCCTGGAAAGGAACCCGCCGGCTCCTTCGAAGCGTTGGACGTACGCGGCCAGGAGGGTTTGCTGGCTCCCAGGGTGGCTGCGCTTGGCAAGGCGCTGGCACGCGCTTCCCAATTGCAGGCCCGGATGCAGTTCGGGTTTTCTCAGACAGAGTGGCAAGTCGTCAGGTTGCTTGCCGATTTCCAGCCAGTCTCGATACGCAAGTTGGCTTCCCTGGCCATGGTCGATGCGGCGCAGATCAGCCGGGCGATCGGTGTCTTGACCAGAAATGGATTGGTCGAAAGAGGGACCTCGGCACGGGATAGCCGGCGAGCCGACCTAAGGCTGAGCCCCCTGGGCATGGAGACCGCCGTCACCCTGCGGCAGTTGTCCCGGCAGCGCAATGAGCGGCTGTTGGATGGCTATTCGCCAGAACGGATCACCGGCTTGTTTGAAATGCTGGAGGTACTGACCGCGCGGGCCATGCGTGAAGAGATGGACATTGCCGAAGGGGAGGCCAGCCGGGAAACGTGA
- a CDS encoding fasciclin domain-containing protein gives MHVRYILGSIATALALGLMSPAGVQARNIIDTAQTAGMFSSWVNAVREAGMEQTLKGQPYTVFAPSDEAFAKLPSAQREALRNKDTLVQVVKLHMVAGKVSLKDAKEGTQIRTEGGKTLTVHRKNRRLLLSDAEVLEPDVEVDNGYINVLDTVLFP, from the coding sequence ATGCATGTCAGATACATACTCGGATCGATCGCCACGGCATTGGCATTGGGCCTGATGAGCCCCGCCGGTGTCCAGGCGCGCAATATCATCGACACGGCCCAGACGGCCGGAATGTTCAGTTCATGGGTCAACGCGGTACGCGAGGCGGGTATGGAGCAGACGCTGAAAGGCCAGCCCTATACCGTGTTCGCGCCGTCCGACGAAGCCTTCGCCAAACTGCCCTCGGCCCAGCGCGAGGCATTGCGGAACAAGGACACGCTGGTGCAGGTGGTGAAGCTGCACATGGTGGCGGGCAAGGTCAGCCTGAAGGATGCCAAGGAAGGAACGCAGATCAGGACCGAGGGCGGCAAGACGCTGACGGTCCATCGCAAGAACCGCCGGCTGTTGCTATCGGATGCCGAAGTGCTGGAGCCCGACGTCGAAGTGGACAACGGCTACATCAACGTTTTGGATACGGTCCTGTTTCCCTGA
- a CDS encoding LysR family transcriptional regulator, translated as MDLLSAARIYTQVVELGSISAVARELDLGHASVRERIEKLEEFLQVRLLSRDANGLVCTEEGKTFYNHCKTLLAAADAAVAVVRQGEQEDIRGSVRIASAQCFGEIVLPAILLRIRIAYPKLHLDVILNDAVVDPVTEGVDISLRVGSLAEGSFVAHPLGQIGRVLVAAPSFIERHGSIETPDDLVRHPFIRVNGIFANDRVPLSHPEKGVRQARIQTSCTTSHWRPMYELIQSGCGIGVVQQPACIDALRKGSLVQLLPEYTVPPFPIHALVHAHRPTASRIRAVLDQLKKDVPAALEGTP; from the coding sequence TGGGCCATGCCTCGGTCCGGGAGCGCATCGAGAAACTGGAGGAATTCCTCCAGGTCCGCCTGCTCAGCCGCGATGCGAACGGGCTGGTCTGCACCGAGGAAGGGAAGACCTTCTACAATCACTGCAAGACCCTCCTGGCGGCCGCCGACGCAGCCGTAGCCGTCGTCCGGCAGGGCGAGCAAGAGGACATCCGCGGCAGCGTCCGCATAGCTTCCGCCCAGTGCTTCGGCGAGATCGTTCTGCCCGCGATATTGCTTCGCATCCGGATTGCCTATCCCAAGCTGCACCTGGACGTGATCCTGAACGACGCCGTGGTCGATCCCGTGACGGAAGGCGTCGATATTTCGCTGCGCGTCGGCTCCCTGGCCGAAGGCAGTTTCGTCGCCCATCCGCTGGGCCAGATCGGACGGGTGCTGGTTGCCGCCCCTTCGTTCATCGAACGGCACGGTTCGATCGAAACCCCGGACGACCTCGTCCGCCACCCGTTCATCCGGGTCAACGGAATCTTCGCCAATGACCGCGTCCCGCTCAGCCATCCGGAAAAAGGCGTGCGGCAGGCGCGGATACAAACCTCGTGCACCACCAGCCATTGGCGGCCCATGTACGAGCTGATTCAGTCCGGCTGTGGAATAGGCGTGGTGCAACAACCCGCCTGCATCGACGCGCTACGGAAGGGAAGCCTGGTGCAGCTGCTTCCCGAATACACCGTGCCGCCTTTTCCCATCCATGCACTGGTCCATGCCCATCGACCCACCGCGTCCAGGATCAGGGCCGTGCTGGATCAATTGAAGAAAGACGTTCCGGCGGCCCTGGAAGGGACGCCGTAG